One region of Deltaproteobacteria bacterium genomic DNA includes:
- a CDS encoding YggU family protein — MSRRHEKESGPDNVRIHVRVKPRSSREAIEGWEDGVLVVRLTSPPVEGAANTALVKLVSKTLKIARSRIRIVSGEKSRNKVLDVSGLAMDDIAERLH, encoded by the coding sequence ATGAGTCGCCGACATGAAAAAGAGAGCGGTCCGGACAACGTCCGTATCCACGTTCGCGTGAAGCCAAGGTCATCCAGAGAAGCTATTGAAGGATGGGAAGACGGCGTTCTCGTAGTACGGTTGACCTCGCCGCCGGTTGAGGGCGCGGCGAATACCGCTCTGGTTAAACTCGTATCAAAAACGCTTAAAATAGCACGGAGCAGGATTCGGATCGTATCAGGCGAAAAATCCCGGAATAAGGTCCTGGATGTAAGTGGACTGGCCATGGACGATATCGCTGAGAGGCTCCATTGA